The following nucleotide sequence is from Anguilla rostrata isolate EN2019 chromosome 3, ASM1855537v3, whole genome shotgun sequence.
GCGGGAGGCTCTGTGTGGCTGGGTTACCGTGGGTAACGGGCTTCGCCGTGTTTTTCCCCAGAGCCCTGCGGAAGCACCTCTCCCAGGCCGAAATGAGACGCGCCGCCAGGAAACCCCACCTCCCCGTCCGGGTGAAGCTGCCACTGCCACCGCGGGTGCTGCCCACCCCCATCCTGCCCTCAAGCACCAGCGAGCCCATCGTACTGGAGGACTGAGTCATGCAGGCGGTCCCccgggcagggagggggcgcCGTAGCCTCTGGCaggacgcaaaaaaaaaaacaacaaacgccatatttgtagttttttctccttattgtcgttttttctcctttgttgtGTTACTTCCCAAAAAcccagtacacatacacacactcacacagacacacacacacacacacacaaggcttcGCTGTGTTTTTATAATCTGGCTTGCTGTTTAATTCCCTTCCTTGCcttttttaatgacaatttttaaaatgtataatttaaagcAGATAATAATGCTCGTCCTGAAATAATattgagaaaaaaagcacacttTATTTTTCCTCCAGGTCTCTAATTTTCCttgtaaatattttcaacagttgaggtgggatgtttttttgtggggagGGGTTGGTGGGTAGGGAGggaattttaacatttatatggatttatttggaggtggggggggggggtgtctctgcTGTGACATTGATCTCCCCACCCACATCAATCATATTTAATAACAGTGAGGAAGAGTGAGATGCTTTCCGTACCCATCTCTAGGACCTCTGCTTGTCCACTTTAAACGTATGCTTGTCCTATATCCCACTGTCTTAGTCACTTAATCATCTGTGGCAACATCACTAACGGCTACAGCTATAGTCACGAGTAACCCCCTGTTCCCATGGCGATGAGCACAGTGCTGCCATGTGCCTCAAATTGAATTTGAAGTCTGGGTTCCTGTCGCTGACCTGTCGAGAGAGAacagtgaggggggtgggggtcactgGTGTTAAAGACTATAAAGGCTCGAAACTCCATCCAACCGGAATTCAGTTTGGGgttcatttccttcattttgaGTAAAGAGTAAAGACAAAGGCAAACGGTGACTGTGTCTTCTGGGATATGTGGTCTAATAACGTAATTTTAGTGGGTTTCTGAAATGAACTGCGAATGGTCTCCAGCTCAGTGCTTGCGGTTGACCTCTGACTTGTTGCACGCGGGGTGGGGAAAAGTGCCGTGGCGAATATCAGGCGGTGGTCCCCCCATCCCCTGGTGATCAACCGACCGTGGTCCCTGAACCCAGGTGAACAAGGTGTCTCGATATTTTTGGTGACCTTATTTGCGTGGGTCACGTCGCACGTTCCAATCGCCAAGAGTTCTGTACCGACTCATTGTTTAGACCTATTTTTGGTCGATATTTTTTGTGCCCGCTTTGACCCCATTAGAGACACAACTTGTGGATTTCCCTCTTGAGGGTTAAGGCTATTTCAGATCAGATCACTGAGGGAGTCCTGCAGCTGTGGCGTGACTCTGTGCGATTTCATGTTCCAATGATGATTTCCACTTATCCCCCTATTAAAATCTAGTTTTGAAGCTAATGTAATATGAAAGAGAGAATAAGTAAGCTTGTTGAGGATTTGTTTTGAAGGTGTCATGGCATGTGAGGGGATTGGAGAGACGGGGGTCTGGGTACCTCCGGAAAAGACCTGAATGAATTAAGGCTCAGGCGCAGTGTGTCAGCTGTAGTACAGCCAATGACCACGCGGGGGCGCTGTCTGAGtttagaggggggaaaaaaccctggctgacctgaattgcttcaggtTTGAGACGTGGTGTATGCAGTGTGCTTCTGTGTATGCGCACGTTTCATAGGGGTTCTTGTGGTTTGTGTTGTGTAGAGCTAACGGTGCGACACTCTTAGCCCCTCCCCGGAGGAAAACGCATCTGCCCTTTCCCAATTTTGCAGGGGGTACACTAAGCCACGCCTCCCGGCAAGGGCGATGACTAATCATCGGTCAGTGGATCGGGATGACGTCGCTTGTGCGTTCGATCGAATATTTCTCGGAAGGGGTGGGAAGTCGGTGAAGCAGTGTGTGTACTTAATTTGGTTATCATCGTAATTCCTTGTTCTTGCTCGGCGTAGTAATAATCTACAGTCAGGGAATGGGTTTACAGTGGAATTGGTGCCGGAACAGGCTCTGTCCTAGCCTTGAGTGTTGTGACATTTGAGGCGGAATGTGTTGAGcgcatagcaaaaaaaaaaaaaaaaagaagaaaaaaaaaggcaaaaaaatttggaaaaacaaaagccaggaACAGAAGACACATTTGAAAGAACTTCATGGAGAACTGTTTTATAAAAGTTCACGCTTATAATTACTTACTATGGGGAggtttcatatactgtacatgtgcaaaTGTCTCTTCATTATTCAGGCTGGGattgggcgggggggtgggggtgggggagagggattTGGGGGTTGGGTTGAAGAGATAGAAATTTGAATTTTGTACGtcgaaatgggaaaaaaaagaatgctacAATTCAaccttttctccatttttttaaaaaaagattccgATGTCTCTGTATCCTATTAATGTATCTTGagtaagaaaagaaataaagaattttttttcttcgtgGTGGTATACATTCTCATTATTCTGATGTCTCCCCCGAAATATAAACTATATACCCTGCTGTGTTCTCTTATCAATCCAAGCACCAAAGTACACAAAGTATCTTGTGTTCCAGGAGGAAGTGCTCATTTTAGGTTCTCATAATATAACCCCAGGAAGAGAAGATGACTTGTTGAAGTGATAATTAATTGCTGCTTTCTCACCTGCAGTGGATCAAAGAGGTTTATGTTGTCAACTCAAATCTGATTGTCTAGCAGCCTCTCTCCTCTACTTACAAATCCACATTTACTAGACACTACAGattgaaaatcttttttcattttgttaacaTACAAATATGTTTGATCCAGCACCAaagctgggaattgaacctgcaaccttcagtcTTGACAGCATACATATTGGTTAGCCCTGGAAGACTGCTGTCTAGCAGGTTATCTTTTAGCTGGTAGTGcttaatttgtgtttaattgtgtTCAGAACTGGTAAGTAAAGTTGTGTTTGTGGCAATGTGTTTAATTGATTTGGGTTTTAAGTGCCAAGAATGAGGGGAAAAGCCTTTAAACTCACTTTCCTGGACCTGGTAGCCTTGATTTCTCtacaattcaatttttatttattttttttatagcgTAATACAATGACCACAAAATTGGTGACAACCTTAATATCTTGGTTTAGCTCATTATCTCTGTGTGTAAAGAGATACATTACGTACATGCACCCTATTTTTTGCATATAAGCTGGTAAATAATTTGGTCTTGCATACACATAGAGAGGCCTGTATCCAACATtagtccttaactttgaccCAAGTGCGAGCAAGCGTTTAATTCACAAACTCGGACTGACAAGGTATACTTATTTATGCACTCGCAAATCTGTCATCTGGCATCTATGTACCACTTTCAGCAGGTAGTCAGTCCGTGATAACAAAAAGACTTTTACCATCAAAGTGGACATTTCGTATTTTTTACAATGGCAACTTATCTACCCTATTTCACGCATACAATTAATCTGTCCCATTAAAATCATACAATTAATGTCCGACTTAACAGACGGCATTCAATTAAATCACTGTCATTAAGGTTTACCTCTCTAGTTGCTCGGTGAAGTTGAAACAATGGGTGTTGGTGTACTTAGCCCTTTGCTGTCCTGAATGAGCCATTTAGGATGTTTATTGCACCCTAACGTCATTTGTTCCAACCTAATTTGATAAAAGCATCAACTCACCTGGCGCTAAAACTGTGTCAACATCGTCCGGGACAATGCTATTGGCCGTTGCAGCACGAAGGACCGCCCCTCGGATCCCAATTGGATGTCTGATTGGTGAATTCGAAATCTTTTCTGACGTAGTCGCTCTCACAGCTGATTCTCATTTTAAAGGGAAAGCGGGACAAGAAACTGGGTCACGTTAAAAGCCTGCAGAAGGCTCGATGCTCGAAGCTCACTTACGATAATGTAGCGGTGGTCTCGTCGAAGTTCCCagtattgaattttatttgacGCGTTTCCCCGTTGTTTAAGTGAGTTGCTACGAAAGAGTGCGTGCCCTGTCACGAAACTTACTTTGCCAATTTGGTGCGGTACTAACAACAGGTGGTAAATCTTACTGTGGAGCTGAACAAGACTTCTTCCAAGCACTGAAATGTTTGAATACGAGGTATGTTCCTTTTGCTACACTGCGTGTCTGGTTCGCGGTTTTAATCTTGCGCATAAattaagtgtgttttttttcatctagAATCTCTCGTAATGTTGCTGttacactttttaaatattttggtcTTTTAGTATTTGATAAATTGAAGATGTCGTTATACCAGCAGTATTCTGCTTCCAGAATATTGACTGCTTCAGGAGTCTCAAGTACTACTTTGGTACATTGTTGCAGGATTTTAAAGATACTTGTTTGTATGAAGCCCAACGTTTGTAATTTGAACAGTAGAATTTGAGTGGATCTACTCTTGTCGGTCGTCAATTTACTGTCCTACTTGACCTGTGAAGCGGTGGGTTCAAATGACAAGTTTGACAAGCTGTTCCAGCAGTGGGTATTCTGATTTATGAGGACACCCATCAAATTTCTTCTAATGCAGTGCGTTTCCTCCTCATTTCTCAGACCAGCAACGACCTCCTGCTGTACCCCTTCCTTGAGGATGACGAGGGCGTGGAAGAGCCGCTGTTTCCCGACGAGGGCTCTGGCTGGGGCGCTCTGTCCCTGGCCGAGGCCCTGCTGCCCCTGGTGGAGTCGCCGCCGTCCACCCCGCCGCCCCAGTCCCCCTGGATGTGCTACGCGCGCTACAAGACGGAGCTGTGCAGCCGCTACACGGAGCTGGGCTCCTGCAAGTACGCCGAGCGCTGCCAGTTCGCGCACGGGCTGCGGGACCTGCGCGTGCCCTCCCGCCACCCCAAGTACAAGACCGAGCCCTGCCGGGCGTTCCACGCGGGCGGTTACTGCGCCTACGGCGCCCGCTGCCTCTTCGTCCACGGCCCCAAGGAGCAGCGGCCGGCGCGCCCCCCCCGCAGCCGGAACGTGCCCTGCCGCACCTTCCGCTCGTTCGGCGTCTGCCCCTTCGGCGCGCGCTGCCACTTCCTGCACGCGGAGGCCGACGGGGCGCGGGGCGCGGGCGAGGCCGGGGGCGCGCCGTCCGCCGACGAGAAGGGCGCCCGGCCCGGCGCTCGGGAGCAGCGGCCCCGGGGGGCCCTGTGCCGCACCTTCAGCGCTTTCGGGTTCTGCCTGTACGGGACCCGCTGCCGGTTCCAGCACTGCCTGCCCAGCGGTACCGCCCAGGGCCCCGGGGCCGGATCAGGggccccctgcctccccctgcTGCCCGGCTCGGGGAGAGCCTCGCCCGCCGCCTCAGAcatgctctcctcctcctcctccgccacctCGTCCCCTCCCTCGTCACTGCCCTCCCCCGTGTACCTGGAGGACCGCTCCTCCCCGCTCACCCCCCCGCTGCTGTCCGGGGACCCCCCGGAGGGGGACGCCTTCTCCTTCTCTGGGCAGCACCTGAACgacctgctcctgcccctggCTTGGaggctgcagcagctggagaagaccctggcctggcctgcccTCTCcccaggggtggagggggaggccGCCATTGCCCTGCCCAAAACCCACAGCGACGTGTGTTCCTGAAGGCCTGGCCTGACTGCATGTCTAATGTGTACAATGTACCAGaatggggcggggcggggcggggcggggcggggctgggggggggatggatTCTTGACATTCATTTAATATTGGCAAGTTTATAGCATTACTGTGAACCAAATCATTCTGAGTAGTGATTTGAGTGGTTGGGTTGGGCTAttcagtgtgtttgggggagggaaTTGGCTAGAATGCATGCAAACTGTAACTTTTGAAAGGTGTGTagtcttagtttttttttaggctACTTGCACAACCATACACCAGCTGAATAGCACCAAGTACTGTTTGTCTGGCTTGAATTGGCCTGTGGCTACATTGTGAATGTCTTTGTGCCCGAGCTTACACCGGCTGCACTGTGCGTCTTAAAATGTCTATGGAAATGGAGCCTTGGGTGGGCCAAAGTCTGATTTTAATCTTTAACTGTATATAATTTTCATGGTTTTTAGTATTTATTAATCTTTCTAATTTAATGTGTGGTTTAATTTATTGAGCTCTCAAACTTCC
It contains:
- the cth1 gene encoding cysteine three histidine 1, encoding MFEYETSNDLLLYPFLEDDEGVEEPLFPDEGSGWGALSLAEALLPLVESPPSTPPPQSPWMCYARYKTELCSRYTELGSCKYAERCQFAHGLRDLRVPSRHPKYKTEPCRAFHAGGYCAYGARCLFVHGPKEQRPARPPRSRNVPCRTFRSFGVCPFGARCHFLHAEADGARGAGEAGGAPSADEKGARPGAREQRPRGALCRTFSAFGFCLYGTRCRFQHCLPSGTAQGPGAGSGAPCLPLLPGSGRASPAASDMLSSSSSATSSPPSSLPSPVYLEDRSSPLTPPLLSGDPPEGDAFSFSGQHLNDLLLPLAWRLQQLEKTLAWPALSPGVEGEAAIALPKTHSDVCS